One window of Candidatus Nitrospira kreftii genomic DNA carries:
- a CDS encoding hypothetical protein (conserved protein of unknown function), producing MRYSVVLTAPAADDFRRLDGSLKEPVAKQLRKLETAPRLGEHLGNRAGLDLTGYYKLYAARKSIRIVYRILDHEILVEVVAIGRREDLAVYQEALRRLQHRNR from the coding sequence TTGCGGTATAGCGTCGTCCTGACTGCCCCGGCCGCGGATGACTTTCGGCGGCTTGACGGATCGCTGAAAGAACCGGTTGCGAAGCAGCTTAGAAAACTCGAAACCGCTCCACGGCTCGGCGAACATCTTGGCAATCGAGCAGGTCTTGATCTCACTGGCTACTACAAACTCTACGCCGCGAGAAAATCGATCCGCATCGTGTACCGAATCCTCGACCACGAGATCCTGGTCGAAGTCGTCGCCATTGGGAGGCGAGAAGATCTCGCGGTCTATCAGGAGGCCCTCAGGCGGTTACAACACCGGAACCGATAG
- a CDS encoding Antitoxin yields MAVAYKKEEILSASRVARSFGKVLTDLKAQHRRRVVVLKNNRVEAVILPVDDYEKMAEALDLLEHIEIHRLVTQRARKKGKKTVPLESLLKEQRLAV; encoded by the coding sequence ATGGCCGTGGCCTATAAGAAGGAAGAAATCCTCAGCGCATCTCGAGTTGCGCGCTCCTTCGGAAAGGTGCTGACCGATCTGAAGGCTCAGCATCGGCGACGAGTGGTCGTTCTCAAAAACAATCGGGTGGAAGCTGTGATCCTACCGGTGGATGACTATGAAAAGATGGCGGAGGCGCTTGATCTCCTGGAACACATAGAGATCCATCGCCTTGTCACGCAGCGGGCACGCAAGAAAGGAAAGAAAACCGTTCCGCTGGAGTCGTTGCTGAAGGAGCAACGACTTGCGGTATAG
- a CDS encoding hypothetical protein (conserved protein of unknown function), producing MGRGGRKPGEPIYLRRHMIVLILAVIVPLVILQLYKIYVGPLSFDFQLGVGLFFSIILGIALHLAYRSSAKNQP from the coding sequence GTGGGAAGAGGTGGACGCAAACCAGGCGAGCCGATCTATTTGCGACGACACATGATCGTGCTCATTCTGGCGGTGATCGTCCCCCTGGTCATTTTGCAGCTGTATAAAATTTATGTTGGACCACTGAGCTTCGATTTTCAGCTTGGCGTTGGGCTGTTTTTTTCTATCATTCTGGGAATTGCCCTGCACCTTGCCTACCGTTCGTCTGCCAAGAACCAGCCATAG
- a CDS encoding Acetyl-coenzyme A synthetase, with the protein MFGRKWMVAGVSDFLHNYASTMDCAEAGDATAMSEKIETLLKESRTYQPTAKTIAAAYIKDYETKYKESIADPEAFWSREAQELEWFSPWGKVLEWDYPWAKWFVGARCNIAYNCLDRHIKTWRKNKVALIWVGEHDQERIFTYAELHRLVNRCANALKKLGLQQGDRVTIYLPKIPEQVIAMLACARIGVIHSVVYSGFSAPALANRINDAEAKLVITADVGFDRGKTIPLKPAVDEALKTCPSVNHVIVVQRQSQNIPLTTPKEIDWKEWLERERPVCEAEQLDAEAPLYILYTSGTTGRPKGVVHVHGGYMVGTYTTTKYVFDLKDDDVYFCVADPGWVTGHSYIVYGPLLNGATILTAEGKPDYPNPGRWWDLIERYGVSIFYTTPTAIRLLMRYGEDWPKKFDLSTLRILGSVGEPINPEAWEWFHRATGEDKPIMDTWWQTETGSILITPLPTVPLKPGSATRPFLGIEADVVDRQGNSLPANAGGFAVIKKPWPAMMRTIYKDPERYKTYWNTIPNCYTAGDICHKDADGYFWFMGRADDVIKVAGNRLGTAEVESALVSHPAVAEAAVIGKPHKTVGESIKAFIILKQGEQESPELIKSIKDQVLKELGKIGVPSEIDIVPSLPKTRSGKIMRRVLKAKELGQDPGDISTIEE; encoded by the coding sequence GTGTTCGGGAGGAAATGGATGGTTGCAGGCGTCTCAGACTTTCTCCATAATTACGCGTCGACGATGGACTGTGCTGAGGCAGGAGACGCGACCGCCATGAGCGAAAAGATTGAGACCCTATTGAAGGAAAGTCGGACGTACCAGCCGACCGCCAAGACCATAGCCGCAGCCTATATCAAAGATTACGAGACCAAGTACAAAGAATCCATCGCCGACCCTGAAGCATTTTGGAGCCGTGAAGCTCAGGAGCTGGAGTGGTTTTCTCCTTGGGGGAAGGTCCTGGAGTGGGATTATCCATGGGCGAAATGGTTTGTCGGCGCACGATGCAACATCGCTTACAACTGCCTGGACCGCCACATCAAAACCTGGCGGAAGAACAAAGTGGCCTTGATCTGGGTGGGCGAACACGATCAGGAACGCATCTTCACCTATGCCGAACTGCACCGACTGGTGAACCGTTGCGCCAACGCCCTCAAGAAGCTTGGCCTTCAGCAAGGCGATCGTGTCACCATCTATTTGCCGAAAATCCCGGAACAAGTCATCGCCATGCTGGCCTGCGCCAGAATCGGCGTGATCCACAGTGTCGTCTATTCAGGGTTCAGCGCTCCCGCCCTCGCCAATCGTATCAACGATGCAGAGGCCAAGCTGGTGATCACCGCTGATGTCGGATTCGACCGTGGAAAGACGATTCCCTTGAAACCGGCCGTGGACGAAGCGCTGAAGACTTGCCCATCGGTCAACCACGTGATTGTCGTGCAACGGCAGAGCCAGAATATTCCCCTCACCACCCCCAAAGAAATCGACTGGAAGGAGTGGCTAGAGCGTGAGCGGCCGGTCTGCGAAGCTGAGCAATTGGATGCGGAGGCGCCGCTCTATATTCTCTACACATCCGGCACGACCGGTCGTCCGAAGGGGGTTGTCCACGTCCACGGTGGATATATGGTCGGCACCTATACGACGACGAAGTATGTGTTTGACTTGAAAGACGACGATGTCTACTTCTGTGTCGCCGACCCTGGTTGGGTCACAGGCCACAGCTACATCGTATATGGTCCACTTCTCAACGGTGCCACGATTCTGACCGCAGAAGGCAAACCCGACTATCCGAATCCTGGCCGCTGGTGGGATCTCATCGAACGGTATGGGGTCTCGATTTTCTATACGACCCCAACCGCGATTCGGCTGCTTATGCGCTACGGCGAGGACTGGCCAAAGAAATTTGATCTCTCGACACTCCGTATCCTTGGCAGCGTAGGAGAACCGATCAACCCAGAAGCCTGGGAGTGGTTTCATCGTGCGACAGGAGAAGACAAACCCATCATGGATACCTGGTGGCAGACCGAAACCGGATCCATCCTCATTACTCCTCTTCCTACCGTGCCATTGAAACCCGGATCAGCCACGCGTCCATTCCTGGGGATAGAGGCTGATGTGGTCGACCGCCAAGGAAACAGCCTACCGGCAAACGCAGGCGGATTTGCCGTGATCAAAAAGCCTTGGCCCGCTATGATGCGCACCATCTACAAGGACCCGGAGCGGTACAAAACCTATTGGAATACGATTCCCAACTGCTATACGGCTGGCGACATCTGTCATAAAGACGCAGACGGTTACTTTTGGTTCATGGGCAGAGCCGATGACGTGATTAAGGTTGCCGGCAATCGGCTTGGCACCGCCGAGGTTGAAAGCGCCTTGGTCAGTCATCCTGCCGTCGCAGAGGCCGCGGTGATCGGCAAACCGCATAAGACAGTCGGTGAATCCATCAAGGCGTTCATCATCTTGAAGCAGGGAGAACAGGAAAGTCCGGAGCTGATCAAGTCGATCAAGGATCAAGTCTTGAAAGAATTGGGTAAAATTGGGGTGCCGTCTGAAATTGATATCGTCCCGTCACTGCCCAAGACTCGGTCCGGAAAAATCATGCGCCGTGTCCTCAAAGCGAAAGAACTGGGCCAAGACCCGGGAGATATTTCGACCATTGAGGAGTGA